In the genome of Raphanus sativus cultivar WK10039 chromosome 4, ASM80110v3, whole genome shotgun sequence, one region contains:
- the LOC108854986 gene encoding tyrosine-protein phosphatase DSP2, with translation MKLIEQTMNKFIKEEEKADGSKIFQMIKVAKVDHRSNVSPPPSAGTTAPLLEVSTGSELNLLPPLNFAMVDNGIFRSGFPDSTNFSFLKTLGLRSIISLCPEAYPENNMQFLKSNGIKLFQFGIKGSKCLPGLENEVWLHLLKHQKEGSYTNGNSKTSEPLVNISDYKIREALKVLLDEKNHPLLIHCNRGKHRTGCLVGCMRKIQKWCLTSIVDEYKRFAAAKARVSDQRFMELFDVSSFKNNPMSFSCSSS, from the exons ATGAAACTGATTGAGCAGACTATGAACAAGTTTATCAAGGAGGAGGAGAAAGCAGATGGAAGCAAGATCTTCCAGATGATCAAAGTAGCTAAGGTTGACCACCGGAGCAACGTATCTCCGCCGCCGTCAGCTGGTACCACCGCACCATTGCTAGAAGTTTCCACCGGCAGCGAACTTAACCTGCTTCCTCCGTTGAACTTTGCCATGGTTGATAACGGTATTTTCCGGTCTGGATTCCCGGACTCAACCAACTTCTCCTTCCTCAAGACTCTTGGCCTTCGTTCAATCAT ATCGTTGTGTCCAGAGGCGTATCCTGAGAACAACATGCAGTTCCTCAAATCCAATGGGATTAAGCTTTTCCAGTTTGGCATTAAAGGCTCTAAG TGTCTCCCAGGACTAGAGAACGAGGTTTGGTTGCATCTTTTGAAGCATCAGAAAGAGGGTTCCTACACAAATGGAAATTCCAAAACTTCG GAGCCATTGGTAAATATCTCAGATTATAAAATCCGCGAAGCACTTAAAGTCCTTCTTG ATGAGAAGAACCATCCACTTTTGATTCATTGCAACCGAGGAAAG CATAGGACAGGGTGTCTTGTTGGGTGCATGAGGAAAATCCAGAAATGGTGCTTGACATCGATCGTGGATGAGTACAAGCGATTTGCAGCGGCTAAAGCTAGAGTATCAGATCAAAGGTTCATGGAGTTATTCGATGTTTCGAGTTTCAAGAACAATCCAATGTCTTTCTCTTGCTCCAGTAGCTAG
- the LOC108854985 gene encoding endoglucanase 11, giving the protein MTVKEIHRQKRCYFLLLILITISSVASLIGVSSETDVGGFDYGEALSKSLLYFEAQRSGRLPYNQRVTWRDHSGLTDGLEQGVDLVGGYHDAGDHVKFGLPMAFTVTMLSWSVIEYGDSLASTGELSHALEAIKWGTDYFIKAHTSPNVLWAEVGDGDTDHYCWQRPEDMTTSRRAFKIDENNPGSDLAGETAAAMAAASIVFRTTNPHYSHLLLHHAQQLFEFGDKYRGKYDESLRVVKSYYASVSGYMDELLWGATWLYRATDNDHYMSYVVDMAHQLGGLSWAMSEFSWDVKFAGVQLLASMLVKEEKHKQHSKIIQQYKSKADHYLCSILNKNINGTNVQRTPAGLLYVRQWNNMQYVSTASFLLTVYSDHLRKSNSDLECHEGTVTPDEMLVFAKSQIDYILGSNPMKTSYLVGYGPKYPTRVHHRGASIASYKEYKGFIGCTQGYDYWYGRSEPNPSVLVGALVGGPDHRDEFVDRRDNYVQTEACTYNTAPLVGVFARLIELEEQTLEEEDVSLVATSKR; this is encoded by the exons ATGACAGTGAAGGAAATTCACCGACAAAAGCGATGTTATTTTCTCCTCCTTATTCTGATCACTATATCCTCCGTTGCGTCGTTGATAGGTGTTTCATCGGAGACAGACGTCGGAGGATTTGACTACGGCGAAGCATTGTCTAAAAGCTTACTCTACTTCGAAGCTCAGAGATCAGGTCGACTTCCGTACAACCAGCGCGTGACTTGGCGTGATCACTCTGGTCTCACTGATGGTCTCGAGCAAGGG GTGGATTTAGTGGGAGGATATCACGACGCCGGAGACCATGTTAAATTCGGACTACCGATGGCTTTCACGGTGACTATGTTGTCGTGGAGTGTAATAGAGTACGGTGATTCACTCGCTTCCACCGGCGAGTTATCTCACGCACTTGAAGCTATCAAATGGGGAACCGATTACTTCATCAAGGCCCACACAAGTCCAAATGTTCTATGGGCCGAAGTAGGCGATGGTGACACTGACCACTATTGTTGGCAAAGACCGGAGGACATGACAACTTCACGGCGAGCTTTCAAGATCGATGAGAATAATCCGGGATCAGATCTCGCCGGAGAAACCGCCGCGGCTATGGCTGCAGCTTCGATCGTTTTCCGCACGACAAACCCACATTACTCTCACCTTCTTCTGCACCATGCCCAACAA TTGTTTGAGTTTGGAGACAAGTACAGAGGAAAATACGATGAGAGTCTAAGAGTTGTGAAAAGTTATTATGCCTCGGTGAGTGGTTACATGGACGAGCTTTTATGGGGTGCTACGTGGCTTTATAGAGCCACCGACAATGATCATTATATGAGTTATGTTGTTGACATGGCTCACCAACTCGGTGGCCTTTCTTGGGCCATGTCCGAGTTTAGCTGGGACGTCAAGTTCGCTGGCGTTCAACTCCTCGCTTCCATG TTGGTAAAAGAAGAAAAGCACAAGCAACACTCGAAAATAATACAACAATACAAATCAAAGGCCGATCATTATCTATGCTCAATTCTAAACAAGAACATCAATGGGACAAACGTCCAACGAACTCCGGCCGGTTTACTCTACGTCCGGCAATGGAACAACATGCAATACGTTTCCACCGCATCATTCCTCCTAACCGTATATTCCGATCATCTCCGCAAATCAAACTCCGATCTCGAGTGTCATGAAGGAACCGTTACTCCTGATGAGATGCTCGTGTTTGCGAAATCCCAAATAGACTATATTTTAGGATCAAACCCGATGAAAACAAGTTATCTAGTCGGATACGGTCCGAAATATCCGACTAGGGTTCATCACAGAGGTGCATCGATCGCTTCTTATAAAGAATACAAAGGATTCATTGGATGCACTCAAGGATATGATTATTGGTACGGACGGTCCGAGCCAAATCCAAGTGTTTTAGTCGGGGCTTTGGTTGGAGGACCGGATCACCGAGATGAGTTTGTTGACCGGAGGGATAACTACGT